The DNA sequence AAAAGCCCCAACAGCAAGCCCTTGAAGGGGTCGATATTGGACTCAAGTTCATGGCGAAACTCACTGTTGGCCAACACCACGCCCGCCAAAAAGGTGCCCAGAGCCGGCGAAAGCCCCACCAGGCTCATCAGGGCCGCGATGCCAATCACCAACATCAGGGCGGTGGCGGTAAAGATCTCCCTCACCCCGGATGAGGCCACGAAACGAAACAGGGGACGGCTCAGGTAGTGGCCGCCCACCACTAAGATGGCGATAGCCGCGACGATCACTATGGCGTAGGCCCAGGGCGGCAAGCCGGCCACCAGACTTATCTCTTCGTGCTTGGTCGCCACCTGAGTCGCCGCCTGCTGCGCCTGCTCCACCAGCTCCGGCAGGGCCAACAGTGGGATAAAGGCCAGCATGGGGATCACAGCGATATCTTGAAACAGCAACACAGAGAAGGCGTTTCGGCCACCATCGGTGCGATTGAGTCCCTTCTCGTTAAAGGTTTGCAACACGATCGCCGTCGATGAGAGCGCGAAGATAAGGCCTATGGTAAAGGCGATGCTCCACTGCACCTCGAAATAGAGCGCAATGGCCGCCACGGCGGCCGTGGTCAGCGTAAGCTGCAACCCACCCAGGCCCATCAGGCGGTTCCGCATGGCCCACAGCATCTTAGGTTCGAGCTCGAGTCCCACCACAAACAGCATCATCACCACACCGAACTCGGCAAAGTGCTGAATGACTGAGGTCTCCTCCCCCACTAGGCCGATCACAGGCCCTATCACCACCCCGGCGATCAGGTAGCCAAGTACCGAACCCAGGCCAAAACGCCTGGCCAGGGGCACGGCGATCACGGCGGCGACCAGATAGATAAAGGCTTGCAGGAAATAGTTAGTCATGGCGCTTACCCCGTGATGATCTGATCCAGATGGCCGTTTAACCTCTCAAGCTTGGCGGCCAGACGGCGATTGAGCTTGCCCGCCACCAGGGCTGTGAGCAGCTCGCGCCACTCCTCGAGGTGCTGCGCCATCAGGCCATCTTCGACGGCGGTGCGGGCACCAAACAATGCGAATGGCGGCAGATAACGCATACCGGTGAGGCTGGCGGTCTGCTCCAACGGCGCCAGCAGCTGTTTCAGGGTGAAATGATTGTAACCCTCGGCCTGATAGGCCTCCTCCTTACCCCCGGCCGTGATGGCGCAGAAGAAGCGCTTACCCTTGAGTGCATTGCCATCCGTGCCATAGGCAAAGCCATATTCCAGCACCAGGTCTTGCCACTCCTTTAGGATGGCGGGCGTGGAATACCAGTAGAGGGGAAACTGAAAGATCACCACATCATGGGCCAGCAGGCGCTGCTGCTCGCGCTCTATGTCGATATCAAACTCGGGATACTCGCCATAGAGATCCACAGTGGTGACACCGGGTATCGTCTTGGCCAGTTCAAACAGGGGCAGATTAACTTCAGATCTATGTTGGGAAGGATGCGCCAATAACAGGAGTACGGCTTGTTGTGGCTCTGACATGAGGATCCATTCTCGAGGGTGACGCGTCGGGTGAATACCGGGCGCTAGGTCTAGATAAAATAGCGCCTAACACCTTGTTCTTCAAGCGCAGCCAGCGCCAGTCTGGGCAATTTTTTCCGTTTAGCCTGTTATGTGCCAGGTCTGTTATTTGCCAGGGCGGTTATGTGCCTGTGCGTTATGTACCAGGTCTGTTATTTACCAGGCCGTTACGTCCCGAGAGCCTAGCAAGGTTATTCGGGGGTGCGGAAGAGATAGAGGCGAACCCCGTCATCCTCGTAGCAGTCTATCTGCTCCATACCCGCCTTTTCCAGCACACGGCTGGAGGCGACGTTTTCCACCATCACCTCGGCATAAACGCAGGCTATGCCTAATATCTCTCTGGCGTAATGCAGACAGGCAATCACGGCCTCGGTGGCCAGCCCCTTGCCCCAATACTCGGGCAGCATGCGATAGCCGATATCCACCCCGCCCAGGCCGCGGTTGAGCAGCGGCTCATACTTGACGCCGCAGAAGCCGATAAGCTCATTGCTCTGCTTGTGGATCAGCGCATAACGGGCATAGCCTGGGTCGCGATAACCTGCGAGCCAATACTTCTCAATGACATGCCTGGCATCATCCAGGCTCTTGACCGCATCCTCATCGCCGGTATAACGCACCACCTCTGGATGAGAGGAGAAACGGTACACCGCCTCTGCATCCTCCATCACAAACTGGCGCATGGTGAGCCTGGGTGTCTCGATCAGAGTAGGCGCTGCGCCCGTATCCGCTTTAGTCATTGTCCTCGGCATCCTTGTACTCATGCTCCCAGGGGGTGATAGCGCTCATATCATGGAGATCATAGGGGGTCAGCTGGTAGACATAGTAGTTAAGCCAGTTGCTGACCAAGAGACTGCCGTGACCATGCCAGCGGGCGACTGGCGCCTGACTGGGGTCATCGCCGCGAAAATAGTTTTTCGGCACTCTCGGGTTAAGGCCTTCGGCGAGATCTCGCTGATACTCGTCTTTCAGGGTGGATTTCTGATATTCGGGGTGGCCCATCACAAACAGGTTGCGATTGTTGCGGCTCAGCACCAGGTAGGCGCCCGCCTCGTCGGACTCGGCCAGCACCTGCAGCTCCTTGTGAGCCTTGAGATCGGCCACTTCCATCTCGGCAAAGCGAGAATGGGGCGCGAAGAACTCATCGTCAAAGCCCCGCAGCAGCGGAAAATGTTTATGGGTGCGCTGGTGATTAAACACTCCGGAGCGCTTGGCCGAGAGCAGCTTACGCTGCAGGCCATAGAGGTGATACAGGGCCGCGTGGGCCGCCCAGCAGAGAAACAGCACCGAGGTCACATGGTGCTGGGACCAGTCGATGATCTCGCGAATATGATCCCAGTAGGTTACCTCTTCAAACTCTATCTGCCCCAAAGGCGCGCCCGTGATGATCAGGCCATCGTAATTCTTATGGCGCACCGCCTCGAAATCACGATAGAAGTTGTTCATATGGTCGATAGAGGTGTGCTTGGAGACCTTGTCATGGATGCGCAGCAGATCCACATCCACCTGCAAGGGGGTATTACCCAGGAGGCGAAGCAGCTGAGTCTCAGTCTCTATCTTGTTTGGCATCAGGTTGAGGATCAGCACCTTCATGGGTCTGATATCCTGATTGGCCGCCCGGGTCTCGGACATGACAAAGATATTTTCTGATTCGAGAATTTCCGCCGCTGGCAGATTATCGGGAATTTTTACCGGCATACCGCGCCTCTTTCGACCTGGTTAACAGAGCCCCACAACAGGCTAGGTGTCGCAAGCGGCGCGGTGTATCACCTTAACCGCCGACGCGCTGCACTAGCACAGAGATAGGCGCACTATCGCCTAAATCTATGGGGTAGGATTGAGTATTGATGAACATCAGCTTGCCATCCAGGGTGATCTTGGCGCCCACACTATAGGTGTGTCCCGCCTCGAACTGATCCCTTGGGATGACAAAACCAAAGGGTGCCGGCGTGGTCACATCGTCGCGCTCGAAGGCCGCTAACACCACGGCAGGCGCATCCATCTTAGACACGTCCTGGATCTGCACTGACAGCACAGCCTGGGGTGGTAAGGCGATTCGCTCCTTAAACCAAACCTCCCCCTGGATCTCCACGCTGGCATTAGGGGTTGCACAAGCCGTCAACAGGCCCGCACTCATCGCCACTGCCGCTAGGGGTTTTAACCATCTGTTCATACTCTTGCTCCTAATCATACATCAAGACTTCTGGATGTCCATATGTCTATACTATAAATCTTGTTCTCTATCAGAGATCTTCATATCATAGGCGAACCATTTATTGAGAAATAGCCTCATGTCTCAAGCTACTGCAATAATTGTGGGCGCCAGCTCACTCGTTAGTCGTGAAATTGCCAAACAACTTGCCGAGCAAGGCGTCGAACTGGCCCTGCTGGCACAAGATACCGAATCCCTTAAGGAATTTTCTCAGTCTCTGCCTACCCAGGTCAGCCTACATGAGCTGGCGATAGAGAGACCAAAGGATATCATCGCCACCCTGGAAAGCATCTGGCAGCAACTGGGCGGCGCCCATCTGGTGATCGTCAATACCGGCCTCAATGGCTATGACGCCTCCCTGCCCTGGCAACTGGAACAGGATATTATTACCGTCAATGTGCAGGGCTATAGCGCCATATGCAATACGGCATTCAGACTATTTGTCGATCAAGGCTATGGCCAGCTTGCCGCCATTAACTCCATCGCCGGACTGAGGGGCGGCCCCAGCGTGGCCTATCATGCCTCCAAGGCCTATGCCAGCAGCTACCTCGAAGGGCTGAGCATGCATGCCCAGCGCCTCAAGCTGCCGATCACCATTAGCGATCTTCAGCTTGGTCTGCTGGACAAGGCGGCCATGCAGCAGAGCCGTCTCTGGCTATCACCACCCCATGAGGTGGCGCGCCAGGCACTCAAAGCGATGCAGAAAGGTAAGCGCCGCGCCTATATCACCAAGCGTTGGCGTCTGGTGGCCTGGTTAACCAAGCTGCTGCCTGAATTTATCTACAACACGCGTCACTGGCGTACCAAGGAAGAGCGCAAGGCGGCCAGAGCGGCCAAGAAGGCCCAATAGGCCAAAGAAAGCAGAAAGTTAAAAAGCAGAGATGAAAAAGGAGCCGATTGGCTCCTTTTTCTTTTCGCTATCTAGCGAGATTAGAATGTGTAGCCTACGCTCACCATGTAAACCCAAGGATCGATATCGGTTTCGATGCTAACCGCTTGACCGGCAAGCTTGAAGTTCACGTCGGTATTGATCTTGGCGTACCACACTGAGGCGTTAACCAACCAGTTCTTGTTCACTTGGTAGTCGATACCCGCTTGCGCCGCTAAGCCCCATGAGTTGCTTAGGCTAAGGTCGGTCAATGCACCATCGAGGTCATTGGTAAATTCACTGTCGAAGAAGTTAGTGAAGTTCACACCGGCACCGATATAAGGACGTAGCTTAGAATCGGCCGAACCAAAGTAATATTGAGCCACTAAGGTAGGTGGCAGGTGCTTGGTCTCGGCAATCTTACCAACGCCTTTTAGCGATACGTCATGGCTAAAAGGGGTAGCGGCCAACAACTCGATACCAATGTTGTCGGTCAGCATGTAACCGAAGTTCAGACCCAGCTGCGTGTTGCTGCTGATGTTGAATTCGCCAAAACCAGCAACGTCTTCGCTCGACTCATTAGGGGCAACAACAACACCACCGGCACGAACGATGATGTCACCAGCTTGGTGAGCAGAAGCGGCAAATCCAGTAGACAGTAGGGCGGCAGCGATCAGACCTGAAACGATAGTTTTTTTCATCATACTACTCCATTAATACAACAGTTAACGTTGTTTTTATTATCAAAATCCTTAC is a window from the Shewanella loihica PV-4 genome containing:
- a CDS encoding NAD(P)H-dependent oxidoreductase; protein product: MSEPQQAVLLLLAHPSQHRSEVNLPLFELAKTIPGVTTVDLYGEYPEFDIDIEREQQRLLAHDVVIFQFPLYWYSTPAILKEWQDLVLEYGFAYGTDGNALKGKRFFCAITAGGKEEAYQAEGYNHFTLKQLLAPLEQTASLTGMRYLPPFALFGARTAVEDGLMAQHLEEWRELLTALVAGKLNRRLAAKLERLNGHLDQIITG
- a CDS encoding GNAT family N-acetyltransferase — protein: MTKADTGAAPTLIETPRLTMRQFVMEDAEAVYRFSSHPEVVRYTGDEDAVKSLDDARHVIEKYWLAGYRDPGYARYALIHKQSNELIGFCGVKYEPLLNRGLGGVDIGYRMLPEYWGKGLATEAVIACLHYAREILGIACVYAEVMVENVASSRVLEKAGMEQIDCYEDDGVRLYLFRTPE
- the metA gene encoding homoserine O-acetyltransferase MetA, producing MPVKIPDNLPAAEILESENIFVMSETRAANQDIRPMKVLILNLMPNKIETETQLLRLLGNTPLQVDVDLLRIHDKVSKHTSIDHMNNFYRDFEAVRHKNYDGLIITGAPLGQIEFEEVTYWDHIREIIDWSQHHVTSVLFLCWAAHAALYHLYGLQRKLLSAKRSGVFNHQRTHKHFPLLRGFDDEFFAPHSRFAEMEVADLKAHKELQVLAESDEAGAYLVLSRNNRNLFVMGHPEYQKSTLKDEYQRDLAEGLNPRVPKNYFRGDDPSQAPVARWHGHGSLLVSNWLNYYVYQLTPYDLHDMSAITPWEHEYKDAEDND
- a CDS encoding YbaY family lipoprotein, with product MNRWLKPLAAVAMSAGLLTACATPNASVEIQGEVWFKERIALPPQAVLSVQIQDVSKMDAPAVVLAAFERDDVTTPAPFGFVIPRDQFEAGHTYSVGAKITLDGKLMFINTQSYPIDLGDSAPISVLVQRVGG
- a CDS encoding SDR family NAD(P)-dependent oxidoreductase, producing the protein MSQATAIIVGASSLVSREIAKQLAEQGVELALLAQDTESLKEFSQSLPTQVSLHELAIERPKDIIATLESIWQQLGGAHLVIVNTGLNGYDASLPWQLEQDIITVNVQGYSAICNTAFRLFVDQGYGQLAAINSIAGLRGGPSVAYHASKAYASSYLEGLSMHAQRLKLPITISDLQLGLLDKAAMQQSRLWLSPPHEVARQALKAMQKGKRRAYITKRWRLVAWLTKLLPEFIYNTRHWRTKEERKAARAAKKAQ
- the ompW gene encoding outer membrane protein OmpW, with the protein product MMKKTIVSGLIAAALLSTGFAASAHQAGDIIVRAGGVVVAPNESSEDVAGFGEFNISSNTQLGLNFGYMLTDNIGIELLAATPFSHDVSLKGVGKIAETKHLPPTLVAQYYFGSADSKLRPYIGAGVNFTNFFDSEFTNDLDGALTDLSLSNSWGLAAQAGIDYQVNKNWLVNASVWYAKINTDVNFKLAGQAVSIETDIDPWVYMVSVGYTF